One window of Opisthocomus hoazin isolate bOpiHoa1 chromosome 13, bOpiHoa1.hap1, whole genome shotgun sequence genomic DNA carries:
- the MLEC gene encoding malectin: MVGAGACGAPPLVPPPLLVPLLLVPLLPGAAGGLADSVVWAVNAGGDAHVDVNGIHFRKDPLEGRVGRASDYGMKLPILRSNAEDQILYQTERYNEETFGYEVPIKEEGDYVLVLKFAEVYFAQSQQKVFDVRLNGHVVVKDLDIFDRVGHSTAHDEIIPMSIKKGKLSVQGEVSTFTGKLHIEFVKGYYDNPKICALYILQGTVEDVPKLQPHPGLEKKEEDDDEDEYDDGSSVKKQANKNRVQSGPRTPNPYASDNSSLMFPILVAFGVFIPTLFCLCRL, from the exons ATGGTGGGcgccggggcgtgcggggcgcCGCCGCTGGTGCCGCCGCCCTTGCTGGTGCCGCTGCTGCTGGTGCCGCTGCTGCCGGGCGCGGCGGGAGGCCTCGCCGACAGCGTCGTCTGGGCCGTCAACGCGGGCGGCGATGCCCATGTGGACGTGAACGGCATCCACTTCCGCAAGGACCCGCTCGAGGGCCGCGTGGGCCGAg CCTCTGACTACGGTATGAAGCTGCCAATCTTGCGGTCCAACGCAGAAGATCAGATTCTGTACCAGACCGAGCGTTACAATGAGGAAACCTTTGGCTATGAAGTTCCCATCAAAGAGGAGGGTGACTACGTCCTGGTGTTGAAGTTTGCAGAGGTCTATTTTGCACAGTCTCAACAGAAG GTATTTGATGTTCGCTTGAATGGCCACGTGGTGGTGAAGGACTTGGACATTTTTGACAGAGTTGGACACAGCACAGCTCATGATGAGATCATTCCCATGAGTATCAAAAAGGGGAAACTGAGTGTCCAGGGAGAGGTTTCCACGTTCACGGGGAAGCTCCACATTGAGTTTGTAAAG GGCTACTATGACAATCCGAAAATCTGTGCCCTATACATCCTGCAAGGAACAGTGGAAG ATGTTCCAAAGTTGCAGCCGCACCCAGGTCtggagaaaaaagaggaagatgatgatgaagatgagTATGATGATGGCTCCAGtgttaaaaaacaggcaaataaGAACCGGGTTCAGTCAGGCCCACGCACACCAAACCCGTATGCCTCAGACAACAGCAGCCTCATGTTTCCTATATTGGTGGCCTTTGGTGTCTTCATTCCTACCCTCTTCTGCCTCTGCCGATTGTGA